The Macadamia integrifolia cultivar HAES 741 chromosome 3, SCU_Mint_v3, whole genome shotgun sequence genome segment CGAAGTCTTCGTTGCAGTCGCAGTCATCGTCTCCATCGCTCCTCTGTTGCGGCAGCGTTCGCTGGTTCTCCATCTCCGAGGGGCAGAAACCTCCcctcctttttgtttttccctcctttgTCGGTGAAACCCCAACCCAGtcttatttcttccttcttttaatttaaattctttTGACTTGCTAgaaatacccctccctttctcctttattcccctttttgtcccatatattttttatttccaaatcaaaccccTATCCCACACGTGACTGACACACCCTTTtgtggtttaatttgaacttccaaaaaaaaaatatatattatttactaTTCTGTCCCTACCCTTTAAGCctccagttatttactattctaccattattctttgagtgctattttgttactcatcaccatggtagccaatagtgaagttgttcaacagctgaattcctataaaggagaaactgatacaaaatttgatgctctcactaacatggtcacgtccctaaagacaatggtggaatctatgcaagtttctattgatcatttggtggcagcagataaaggaaagagtcccattcagtctggggattcttccaacaccactccacaggatccgccagtaacaccaccaccaccaccacatcatacaccaccaccaccaccaccacctccaccaccatatgggactggtagacatgatgatggagcagaaagagcagcaaaactggatgtccttgatttttatggagacaataatccagaattgtaccttgactggattcatagtttagatacattcttcagatggtacgggttgactgaggctcgaaagatcctatttgcagaggccaaactgaaaggcacggctcgagtctggtggatcaagcaacaacaacagaaccgaacccgaggcattggtttggtcaatacttgggctgaaatgtatgaagtcatgaatcggcgattcttgccttctgattacaagcaacgcatgcatctcaggtttgcacagttgaaacaagagaatttgaccgttgaagagtatgttgctagattttattatttggccactcgttctgactttgagtgggatgaagtcttagtggcccaatttcgcactggtctgcaccctcaacttagtgctgcccttgcatctagtcgactacctacaatggaagacgccgtacaagtagcatatcaggttgaggaaagtctgaaacgcccatacaatcagagaaattttgcagatactttttctcgaggtactagttccgtttggcaacagtctcctacccaagagaggtcatctagcaagccacaggcaagtgctacatctatggcttcttcacgacctagtcggccgtattctccacctcgacatgtctctgaaatgtcatcttcacggcctactcgcctaTACTCatcccctcggcgtggttcggATAagccttctgattcttcaaaatttacagttcggtgctactcatgccatggatttggacatatcagtgctcaatgtcccagctgcttggttgcttttattgataaggattctcctataccatatattcccgaagagcaacttggttctgacacagttgatttaagagaagagcgtgcaacaggtgaagtcaatgacactctcagtgacgatgaccaacatcctttttatgtcattcgtcatgtgttgaccactcaaaaggccactgaaaatgaagattggcaccgcagtagtatttttcagactcgtgtgaagtgcaatgatcagttgctaaccttggtcattgatggaggcagttacactaatgttgtctctgaagacgctgttcgtaagctgggattgaatacagaaccacatcctaatccttacaaggttgcttgggtgaacaacactaatctcaaaatcacagataagtgcttggtcacatattctattggtggatttaaggatacagtccaatgtgatgtcctccctctgaaggtgtgccatatccttcttggttgaccttggttgtttgataagaaagtacagcattgtggctatgccaatacctatgccttcaagcatgcccacaagactatgaagtttcatcctgccaaagatctccctgaaattaagctcaagaagatggtgggatcgttcctcattcagcgtattccttcagacggtctcctcggtcctttccctaactcgacggagtcgagttcttttcagaggaggagagttgatgcagatacggctgccctttcttggttggaccagcatgaccggctttggaagccaagagccaaaaaGAACCGGTctagcccagggttttggtccaacaagggttggaaataaaattagtagtttacttagtattttatttcatacttTTATTTTCCACACTTGAACGTAGGattaggatttacttccttgctttggtttcctttttatagttgtttcctagtttaggctggtttccatttcagttaagtttctaatttcatgttcctattttcctatatattggttgtaatcgatgaAGATtcagagagcaatttgattattgaatgaatgtgtgagtgtgatcctccttttccccctctctactatgatttcccctcccttccctaagggttctccatcagtCTTTCAAAGCAAAAGACTGACTTTCCTTGACCACAGTAAAGATAAGGGGAGAAAGGGAAGGGAATATCTTTGTTGAATTGCTGTGTAACTTCGAAAGGCGGGCCATTCACCGgaagcaaaaataaaagatattaatCCAATTCCTCCCACATAACTAAGGGGGTATTCTAGGGAGTCCTAGGCAACAGATTTGTATACCTTCTCCATGCCAAGCTTGCAGAAGCTTGGGTCCCCCCTGATTGGCGCTAAGAATCAATTCATTCCATAGGAAGGGAGCCTGATTGTGTCCTTCCACAGAAATATGATTCTCCCCAGCACAAGAAGGGAGAACCTTAGTACCAATTTTCATAAGCTACCGAGTGATTTGTACAAGGTCCATTTAATTGGGGAAACCGGCACTGTGCATGGTGAGCTCATAGCTCCCTGTGGGTGGAGTCCACTTCTAGTGTTTTTATGCTTAAAAGAACAAACTCATGGGCAatggttgactttatttttatttttctaagaaaaaCCACTGATCCTTTTCCCTTGAAGTACTAAATTATTATCTTAATGGCTAATCAACAATGACAGGGAATGATGGTTGAATTTGCAAAGAATTTGGCCAATTTTGCAGCATCCACTGGGAAGAAGCATGTTATTATTCTTTCTAGCTTAGACTCAGGGAAACGGCAAAAACTTGATATGTTAAGGTATGTGAATGGTAACCTGCAATCTGTTTGTACTGGAATATCTCTCCGTCATTGCCTAAGCTTTGACTTTTGTGCTTTTCCTGGGCATTATTCCTTTGTCTCAGCGAAATGCAGATTTATTACCTTTCAACCGTCAATAGCGATGGAACAGATAATGATTGTGAAAGGATAGGATGGAAAAAGCTGCAAGAGTACAATCCTCTTCAAAGGAGCTGGAAGTATCTTGATGATTTAGCGAAAGGAGAATCTTTGTTAGAGGATAATTTGTCTATCGAGGATGAACTGGGAGATGAGGACTATTTCCCCAGTTTGCCTTTTTCTGCAATATTCTCTTGCTGcaaggttttgttttgtttttattataagTTCATTGCTAGGTATTGTTTTGAAGTCCAACAATGTTAAACTATAATGTAGCAGTGTAGTCATTGAACTACAACATAGTAGGGTCAGCATGTGATGTGATCCTTGCGGGGGGTGATTCAGCACTAGCTGCTAGTGACTGGATGGGTTTCGTCAAAAGTCTAATGTTCCTTGGAGATATTCTTACCTTATCAAGAGATCTAGATCCTTGAGTGTGGGCGAGGGATATTTCGTCCCTATGGAGGCTTGAAGCTAGATGATCTAAAGCTAATTTGTTTGCAACGGATGAGTGGAGTGGTTGTGGTTATATGTAATGGTTTGTTCTTTTATGTGCTTCTACTATATTTTCTTGAAACTTCCTGTTCTTTTCAATGATAAATACCTGGCTGATCCTGGGTGAAAAAGGTCAGAAACCATGAAGTGAAGTTCTTGAATTATTTTGGTATCAATGCTGGATTGTCTTGGATGATCTCGGTCGACTTAAGACCATGGCTAGTTCTATGGTTTCTTTCTAATATACTTAATATTTTGACCATAGTTTTCAAGGCATTGAGGCTCTTTCTCAGCTCCAAGGCAACAACACGTCCCGTTGGCACTTCACAAGTTTATGTTGATTTATgtttgttgttttgttttttttattatacttATATCTTatcctatgctttgtttattttatttttttcttcttcttgtattaggtcattactagcataattatatcaaaTTGCATTatgcataattatataaaattatcattgctatattacatataGTCATATACTACATGCTTAGACAGGTGCCTTGTCGCCTAGGCacccctccaacgccttaggTCGCCTAGTCGCCTTGACAAATAtgattttaacattttttaagGCCAGTGGTAATCCATAATAATTctgttttattataaataatgtTGTTCTCACATATGAGGCGCTAAACTTAGATAGTATAAGCTGGTTTATTGCTTTGTATTTCTTCATAAAGAAGCTTctgctctatttttttttttgggatggaaTGTAATTGCTAGTCAATTTGGCCTGTTTCATGCTTTATTATCTCTTTTCAGAATTTTTATGGTCAATTTTATTTTCGTTGCACACCCTTCAATCTTTTGAACTGTTTACTCTTTAAGGCTTTAAGCTATGTGAGCTCCCAATCAAAAGTGTTCAAAGATACCAAAATATGTAATATCCCTACTGCAGGTATCCAACCCCAAGTAAGGATCAACAAACAACTCCTATAACACTACTGTAGGTAcagatatcaaaatatgtaataGCCCTCAAAACAATAACAAAATAACTTCCTAATAATCACAATATCAATAACTAACAGTGGCCGATATCCTAGCTTAAGAAACACAACTGAAATGGACTAAAACAACTAATCGGTTAGGGCCAGATTAGGTTAAAACTCAGAAAATTATGTCATAAACAAAACCTCTGAAAAAAAGCTCTATTAGGTTCAATATTACTATCGAATGGAGGGATATATGGAGATCTNNNNNNNNNNNNNNNNNNNNTAGAACATGCAAGAACATATGCCTTATGAATCCCACAATATAATCACCCTACTCTATTCCCAAGAAAACCTTTTAATCTAAATACAAATCCCATGTTTACAAACAATACCTCAACAAGAAGTCCATAAATACATAGGCACATAAATAGTACattagaccaaaaaaaaaaaaacacagattGATTGCATTGTTTGTGTACATTAAATCTGtacattaataataataataggattTAAAATCTGAAATTGGAATCTAGATTGGTCTCCATCGAATGTATCTAGATCTCTTTGATCAACTTCAATTCAGATCGAATTGAAATCAGGGGAGCTGGACATAAAGGTATTCCTAACGGGTGGACCGGGTGCGTCCGGTTTGTGGGGAAACCGCACCCTTACCAAGCAGAGGAGAAGGGTATCAACTCTGGACTCTGAAGCAAGTGGCACTGAAGAAACCTTCTGAACACTGCGAAAACATCTACATTTAACCAATTCGTAAAGCGCTCTCTGTTAACAACTAACAGCCTTAGCAAGACAACTGCTCCTGTTTGTTTTTGTGTCTGTGCGTCTCTCCAAGTGATGGAATTCATACTCGAAGATGGGAAACACCACCACGAAGAATGCTCCACCCTTATCCTGGTATCCTCAAACATATATGCTTCATCTTatattaatctctctctctctctctcttcccatctATGTATCTGGTCTGCGATTTTCTTTTGTGACATTTagggtttctattttcttattgttttgcATCTCTTGTTTTTCATATAGATCTTGGATTTGAATGACTATCATGGTTttggttgtgttttttttttggctcagCCTGCATTATCCATAGGAAACGTTGGGCAGTTAGCAGTCGATCTATTAGTTTCTTCTATGAGAGCAGATAAAATCGGTTATTTGGATGATCCCTTTGTTCTGCCTTGCGTTGGCAACGACGCCTATGAACCTGTTCCCCGAGGCCTTCTTGCTTTGCCTCTTGAAGGTATTTTTCAAGTTTAAccttctcaaaatttttttttttggttctccctttcttctttaacCCTTAATATGATCTTAGGATAAACTTTAACATGTTTGTGAAGGATTCTTAGACCTGAAGTTCTTTTAACTTGTGCAAGGGCTTCGCGtattttgcttctttattttGATGGTGCATTTTCCCCTTATAGTTTCTTGGCGCCTTTAATGGTGAATGGTGGTTACATATCTCAGTTAGAAGATTTTAATGGAACGGCAAGATTAAGGACCACAATCAGTCACAGATTGGTGAACACACATAAAACTCTTACCTGATTTAGATGACCATGTACTGCCGCGTCCACCCAATAAAAATCAGCGTTACTTTGTTTTTTGTTATAGAAGAAAATGCGATTGATCTAGAAGAGTTTAAGACTGGAAATCAATGTTTCTTACCTGCAACTCTGACACTTTtgagttattattattttttttttaatgggagtGGGACTTATGATGTATCCCACCTTTTTGTGCATATACCTGTCTTAGTTGTAAGCTGTTGACTGGAAATCCTTGTTGTTCTACGGGAATGCTGTTCTCTTAATTGAATGTATGGTGCTGGGcaattgaaattagaaatttgAGAAGCCAATTCATACCATAGTTTGGTCTAACTCACTTCTAAGTGGTAATGTTGTGATTCAGGTTTTGATTACTTGCATTTTTCTGATGCTTTTGGTATCTATTAGACAAGCATAGCATAACATTCTACTTTCCGCTTGCAGCTTATGATTCTCCTTCTAACGCACTAACTCTTATCCAGCAAAGATCTCCGGTTGTTAAGGTATTGCCTCAATGTTATTTCTGTCTTGCTAATGTTTGCCATTTGTCATGCACTCATTCCTCCTCTCCCTCAAACCTccttccaagaaaaaaaaataaaaaagtgagcTAGAAGGAACtcatcaaagagattttaagATTTCTCATTCTATATTATACTAAAATTTATTACAACCAAAGgcagggagaaagaagaatctACAGAAGACCAGAACtgccccaattttttttttgggggggggggtttgggtgGGTGGTGGGAAGAGATATCCGCACTCACCTCTTGCTTTACTTTGCTTGCTCCTTTGCCATAGATTTCTCCTATATATGCATCCAGTAGATTAAGATATTTTGCAAAGACATAATGTATTGGATATTTGgatctctttgatgaaatggaTTGACATAATTTGATGTAAAATAGGTTTACATTATTTCCATGTTGGGAAAAGTGGCTTAGGATGGCCTTAATGTTATTTATGAATCTAATTTAATATCTTAAAATTAGGTAGAATAGTGTCAATGGGTAGAAATCTTACGTTGTAAGAATAAAATTATTTGTAGAAGTTAGTCAttta includes the following:
- the LOC122073666 gene encoding uncharacterized protein LOC122073666, whose product is MMVEFAKNLANFAASTGKKHVIILSSLDSGKRQKLDMLSEMQIYYLSTVNSDGTDNDCERIGWKKLQEYNPLQRSWKYLDDLAKGESLLEDNLSIEDELGDEDYFPSLPFSAIFSCCKVLFCFYYKFIARYCFEVQQC